In Synergistaceae bacterium, the genomic stretch ACCCCCGAGGATTCGATGGCGTGGGGCAGATCATACAGGGAGGCGCCGGAGGTGGACGGCCTCGTCGGAATTTATGACGGTGGTTCGCTTGAAGAAGGCGCCTTTGTGGAGGTGCTCGTAACAGATGTTGAAGAACATGATCTCTTCGCGCAAATACCAGGGACCCAGGGATTTTGAGTGGTGCGTCAGCACCCTGTGCGGACTGGGTTTTCACTCCTCCATGCCGGGGACTCTGGGCTCAGTCGCCGCTTTTCTTGTGTACATCCTATTCCCTGTCCCCCGCTATATTATCCTGGCCACGGTTATACTTGGCATCTATGTCTCGGATGCATACTCCGCCAGGAAAGGGGTCTCCGACCCGAGTGAAGTGATAATTGACGAGGTGGCGGGCGTCTGGATAGCCATGGACTCTCTGCCCCCCTTCCTGTTCTTGCCGGCTCTATTTCTCTTCAGGGTGATAGACATAATCAAGCCCTTCCCGGTGAACGCCTTCGAACGCCTTCCCGGAGGATGGGGAATAATGGCCGACGACTGCGTTGGCGGGCTGATCGTCAATCTCATCCTTATAGCGCTGCAGCGGTTTTTTTCGGTATGATTCATACACACTAGATGGGGAGGAGTGGAAGATTT encodes the following:
- a CDS encoding 30S ribosomal protein S12 methylthiotransferase RimO; translation: TPEDSMAWGRSYREAPEVDGLVGIYDGGSLEEGAFVEVLVTDVEEHDLFAQIPGTQGF
- a CDS encoding phosphatidylglycerophosphatase A, whose translation is MISSRKYQGPRDFEWCVSTLCGLGFHSSMPGTLGSVAAFLVYILFPVPRYIILATVILGIYVSDAYSARKGVSDPSEVIIDEVAGVWIAMDSLPPFLFLPALFLFRVIDIIKPFPVNAFERLPGGWGIMADDCVGGLIVNLILIALQRFFSV